Proteins encoded within one genomic window of Pieris rapae chromosome 1, ilPieRapa1.1, whole genome shotgun sequence:
- the LOC110994918 gene encoding serine/threonine-protein kinase greatwall isoform X1 encodes MTANEIEEPNGNCHTILEKINENNAEPTNKLPEITDFTIIKPISRGAFGKVFLAQKKYNPEQLYAIKVMKKSEMINKNMVTQVVTERNALALSRSPFCVHLFYSLQSASSVYLVMEYMVGGDLKSLLNVYGFLEESMAIFYVAEVTLALDYLHKHNIVHRDLKPDNMLIAKSGHVKLTDFGLSKIEIHRDLEISDFVNRTPSLNLRTPGQLLSLTSHLSFGSGGDSSKDSLSTETCENLLHALKESSKKKSIFYDDVSTVDSPSIDHSQLSGIHPFMSAESIHLEHITSKDSGSESLSSYHTCESSKNSSNKSNKSTDISSANGSSLESALTDSQHDQSTSPLCRGHSLKRIPSFRAKKRKRILDCDGDGDTPTGVTSLLESKANHSGLTQEIMALELDVTQNTPKRISIHPTPERRKNPIKGVLKKRWVSQNDSHHFNVGVIFSTPVSNSKNKEKKEKATRFNLPTEESTLETKDHSLTFGKHISTSLEIFPTRRLSKGEGSKSPTDLCKTPIAAQTPYRTPKSVRRGNQVSDQRILGTPDYLAPELLLRQGHGPQVDWWALGVCLYEFMTGIPPFNDETPQAVFNNILSKNIEWPEDDEALSSEAVSAIEALLTMDPKERPAAAEVKSMSLFKDLDWDNQLNVEPPFIPTPDDIHDTGYFQARNILQQLQVSNFDI; translated from the exons atgaCGGCCAATGAAATCGAAGAGCCGAATGGAAACTGCCATACGATTTTGGAaaagataaacgaaaacaaTGCAGAACCTACAAATAAG CTTCCAGAGATAACCGATTTCACTATAATAAAGCCGATAAGCCGTGGGGCTTTTGGAAAAGTATTTCTTGCCCAGAAAAAGTATAATCCAGAACAATTGTATGCTATAAAAGTTATGAAAAAGTCagaaatgattaataaaaatatggtaacCCAGGTGGTTACGGAAAGAAATGCTCTTGCCTTATCTAGAAGTCCATTTTGTGTTCActtgttttattcattacagTCTGCTTCATCAGTTTATTTG GTCATGGAATATATGGTTGGTGGAGATCTGAAgtctttattaaatgtttatggtTTCCTAGAAGAGTCAATGGCAATATTTTATGTCGCAGAGGTAACTTTAGCCTTGGACTATTTACATAAACACAATATTGTTCATAGAGACCTTAAACCAGATAATATGTTGATTGCCAAAAGTGGACATGTTAAGTTAACGGATTTCGGATTATCAAAGATTGAAATACATAGag ATTTAGAAATATCGGACTTTGTAAATCGAACACCAAGCCTAAATTTACGTACTCCTGGTCAACTATTGTCTCTGACTTCACATCTTTCATTTGGTTCTGGAGGGGACAGTTCCAAAGATTCCTTATCTACAGAAACTTGTGAGAACCTTCTTCATGCACTTAAAGAATCTT CCAAGAAGAAgagtatattttatgatgaTGTAAGCACAGTAGACAGCCCATCTATAGACCATTCTCAACTTTCTGGAATACATCCATTTATGAGTGCCGAGAGTATACACTTGGAACATATTact tcaAAAGACTCTGGCTCGGAATCACTAAGTTCATACCATACATGTGAAAGTTCGAAAAACAGttctaataaaagtaataagtcAACAGACATCAGTAGTGCTAATGGCTCTTCTTTGGAGTCAGCGCTCACCGATTCACAACATGACCAGTCGACTTCACCTCTTTGCAGGGGTCACTCTTTGAAAAGGATTCCTAG TTTCCGGGCTAAAAAAAGAAAGCGGATTTTGGATTGTGATGGTGATGGTGATACACCGACTGGAGTGACCAGCCTTTTGGAGTCAAAAGCAAACCACAGTGGGCTGACTCAGGAGATAATGGCGCTGGAACTggacgtcactcagaacacGCCGAAGAGGATATCGATACACCCCACACCAGAACGAAGAAAGAATCCTATTAAGGGTGTTTTAAAGAAGAg ATGGGTTTCGCAAAATGATAGTCACCATTTCAACGTGGGAGTGATATTCTCGACTCCAGTCTCAAACAGTAAGAACAAGGAGAAAAAAGAAAAGGCTACGAGATTTAATTTACCTACCGAAGAATCGACTTTGGAAACCAAGGACCACTCCTTGACATTTGGAAAACATATTTCCACCAGCTTAGAAATATTTCCAACGAGGAGGTTAAGTAAG GGTGAAGGCAGCAAATCACCCACAGACCTGTGTAAAACGCCCATAGCCGCCCAAACGCCTTACAGGACACCAAAAAGCGTCAGACGCGGTAATCAAGTTTCCGATCAGAGAATATTGGGCACGCCGGACTATCTCGCACCTGAATTATTACTCAG gCAAGGACATGGGCCACAAGTGGATTGGTGGGCACTAGGAGTATGCTTGTACGAGTTCATGACGGGCATTCCGCCCTTCAATGATGAGACACCACAAGCCgtcttcaataatattttatccaaaa ACATAGAATGGCCTGAAGATGATGAGGCCTTATCTAGTGAAGCAGTGAGTGCAATCGAGGCCCTGCTCACAATGGATCCGAAGGAACGTCCTGCCGCCGCAGAGGTCAAGTCAATGTCGTTATTCAAAGACTTGGACTGGGATAATCAGCTTAACGTTGAACCGCCTTTTATACCCACGCCAGATGATATCCACGACACTGGATACTTTCAag ctCGCAACATTCTACAACAACTTCAAGTGTCCAACTTTGACATatga
- the LOC110994918 gene encoding serine/threonine-protein kinase greatwall isoform X2, whose amino-acid sequence MTANEIEEPNGNCHTILEKINENNAEPTNKLPEITDFTIIKPISRGAFGKVFLAQKKYNPEQLYAIKVMKKSEMINKNMVTQVVTERNALALSRSPFCVHLFYSLQSASSVYLVMEYMVGGDLKSLLNVYGFLEESMAIFYVAEVTLALDYLHKHNIVHRDLKPDNMLIAKSGHVKLTDFGLSKIEIHRDLEISDFVNRTPSLNLRTPGQLLSLTSHLSFGSGGDSSKDSLSTETCENLLHALKESSKKKSIFYDDVSTVDSPSIDHSQLSGIHPFMSAESIHLEHITSKDSGSESLSSYHTCESSKNSSNKSNKSTDISSANGSSLESALTDSQHDQSTSPLCRGHSLKRIPRKRILDCDGDGDTPTGVTSLLESKANHSGLTQEIMALELDVTQNTPKRISIHPTPERRKNPIKGVLKKRWVSQNDSHHFNVGVIFSTPVSNSKNKEKKEKATRFNLPTEESTLETKDHSLTFGKHISTSLEIFPTRRLSKGEGSKSPTDLCKTPIAAQTPYRTPKSVRRGNQVSDQRILGTPDYLAPELLLRQGHGPQVDWWALGVCLYEFMTGIPPFNDETPQAVFNNILSKNIEWPEDDEALSSEAVSAIEALLTMDPKERPAAAEVKSMSLFKDLDWDNQLNVEPPFIPTPDDIHDTGYFQARNILQQLQVSNFDI is encoded by the exons atgaCGGCCAATGAAATCGAAGAGCCGAATGGAAACTGCCATACGATTTTGGAaaagataaacgaaaacaaTGCAGAACCTACAAATAAG CTTCCAGAGATAACCGATTTCACTATAATAAAGCCGATAAGCCGTGGGGCTTTTGGAAAAGTATTTCTTGCCCAGAAAAAGTATAATCCAGAACAATTGTATGCTATAAAAGTTATGAAAAAGTCagaaatgattaataaaaatatggtaacCCAGGTGGTTACGGAAAGAAATGCTCTTGCCTTATCTAGAAGTCCATTTTGTGTTCActtgttttattcattacagTCTGCTTCATCAGTTTATTTG GTCATGGAATATATGGTTGGTGGAGATCTGAAgtctttattaaatgtttatggtTTCCTAGAAGAGTCAATGGCAATATTTTATGTCGCAGAGGTAACTTTAGCCTTGGACTATTTACATAAACACAATATTGTTCATAGAGACCTTAAACCAGATAATATGTTGATTGCCAAAAGTGGACATGTTAAGTTAACGGATTTCGGATTATCAAAGATTGAAATACATAGag ATTTAGAAATATCGGACTTTGTAAATCGAACACCAAGCCTAAATTTACGTACTCCTGGTCAACTATTGTCTCTGACTTCACATCTTTCATTTGGTTCTGGAGGGGACAGTTCCAAAGATTCCTTATCTACAGAAACTTGTGAGAACCTTCTTCATGCACTTAAAGAATCTT CCAAGAAGAAgagtatattttatgatgaTGTAAGCACAGTAGACAGCCCATCTATAGACCATTCTCAACTTTCTGGAATACATCCATTTATGAGTGCCGAGAGTATACACTTGGAACATATTact tcaAAAGACTCTGGCTCGGAATCACTAAGTTCATACCATACATGTGAAAGTTCGAAAAACAGttctaataaaagtaataagtcAACAGACATCAGTAGTGCTAATGGCTCTTCTTTGGAGTCAGCGCTCACCGATTCACAACATGACCAGTCGACTTCACCTCTTTGCAGGGGTCACTCTTTGAAAAGGATTCCTAG AAAGCGGATTTTGGATTGTGATGGTGATGGTGATACACCGACTGGAGTGACCAGCCTTTTGGAGTCAAAAGCAAACCACAGTGGGCTGACTCAGGAGATAATGGCGCTGGAACTggacgtcactcagaacacGCCGAAGAGGATATCGATACACCCCACACCAGAACGAAGAAAGAATCCTATTAAGGGTGTTTTAAAGAAGAg ATGGGTTTCGCAAAATGATAGTCACCATTTCAACGTGGGAGTGATATTCTCGACTCCAGTCTCAAACAGTAAGAACAAGGAGAAAAAAGAAAAGGCTACGAGATTTAATTTACCTACCGAAGAATCGACTTTGGAAACCAAGGACCACTCCTTGACATTTGGAAAACATATTTCCACCAGCTTAGAAATATTTCCAACGAGGAGGTTAAGTAAG GGTGAAGGCAGCAAATCACCCACAGACCTGTGTAAAACGCCCATAGCCGCCCAAACGCCTTACAGGACACCAAAAAGCGTCAGACGCGGTAATCAAGTTTCCGATCAGAGAATATTGGGCACGCCGGACTATCTCGCACCTGAATTATTACTCAG gCAAGGACATGGGCCACAAGTGGATTGGTGGGCACTAGGAGTATGCTTGTACGAGTTCATGACGGGCATTCCGCCCTTCAATGATGAGACACCACAAGCCgtcttcaataatattttatccaaaa ACATAGAATGGCCTGAAGATGATGAGGCCTTATCTAGTGAAGCAGTGAGTGCAATCGAGGCCCTGCTCACAATGGATCCGAAGGAACGTCCTGCCGCCGCAGAGGTCAAGTCAATGTCGTTATTCAAAGACTTGGACTGGGATAATCAGCTTAACGTTGAACCGCCTTTTATACCCACGCCAGATGATATCCACGACACTGGATACTTTCAag ctCGCAACATTCTACAACAACTTCAAGTGTCCAACTTTGACATatga
- the LOC110994918 gene encoding serine/threonine-protein kinase greatwall isoform X3, which yields MTANEIEEPNGNCHTILEKINENNAEPTNKLPEITDFTIIKPISRGAFGKVFLAQKKYNPEQLYAIKVMKKSEMINKNMVTQVVTERNALALSRSPFCVHLFYSLQSASSVYLVMEYMVGGDLKSLLNVYGFLEESMAIFYVAEVTLALDYLHKHNIVHRDLKPDNMLIAKSGHVKLTDFGLSKIEIHRDLEISDFVNRTPSLNLRTPGQLLSLTSHLSFGSGGDSSKDSLSTETSKKKSIFYDDVSTVDSPSIDHSQLSGIHPFMSAESIHLEHITSKDSGSESLSSYHTCESSKNSSNKSNKSTDISSANGSSLESALTDSQHDQSTSPLCRGHSLKRIPSFRAKKRKRILDCDGDGDTPTGVTSLLESKANHSGLTQEIMALELDVTQNTPKRISIHPTPERRKNPIKGVLKKRWVSQNDSHHFNVGVIFSTPVSNSKNKEKKEKATRFNLPTEESTLETKDHSLTFGKHISTSLEIFPTRRLSKGEGSKSPTDLCKTPIAAQTPYRTPKSVRRGNQVSDQRILGTPDYLAPELLLRQGHGPQVDWWALGVCLYEFMTGIPPFNDETPQAVFNNILSKNIEWPEDDEALSSEAVSAIEALLTMDPKERPAAAEVKSMSLFKDLDWDNQLNVEPPFIPTPDDIHDTGYFQARNILQQLQVSNFDI from the exons atgaCGGCCAATGAAATCGAAGAGCCGAATGGAAACTGCCATACGATTTTGGAaaagataaacgaaaacaaTGCAGAACCTACAAATAAG CTTCCAGAGATAACCGATTTCACTATAATAAAGCCGATAAGCCGTGGGGCTTTTGGAAAAGTATTTCTTGCCCAGAAAAAGTATAATCCAGAACAATTGTATGCTATAAAAGTTATGAAAAAGTCagaaatgattaataaaaatatggtaacCCAGGTGGTTACGGAAAGAAATGCTCTTGCCTTATCTAGAAGTCCATTTTGTGTTCActtgttttattcattacagTCTGCTTCATCAGTTTATTTG GTCATGGAATATATGGTTGGTGGAGATCTGAAgtctttattaaatgtttatggtTTCCTAGAAGAGTCAATGGCAATATTTTATGTCGCAGAGGTAACTTTAGCCTTGGACTATTTACATAAACACAATATTGTTCATAGAGACCTTAAACCAGATAATATGTTGATTGCCAAAAGTGGACATGTTAAGTTAACGGATTTCGGATTATCAAAGATTGAAATACATAGag ATTTAGAAATATCGGACTTTGTAAATCGAACACCAAGCCTAAATTTACGTACTCCTGGTCAACTATTGTCTCTGACTTCACATCTTTCATTTGGTTCTGGAGGGGACAGTTCCAAAGATTCCTTATCTACAGAAACTT CCAAGAAGAAgagtatattttatgatgaTGTAAGCACAGTAGACAGCCCATCTATAGACCATTCTCAACTTTCTGGAATACATCCATTTATGAGTGCCGAGAGTATACACTTGGAACATATTact tcaAAAGACTCTGGCTCGGAATCACTAAGTTCATACCATACATGTGAAAGTTCGAAAAACAGttctaataaaagtaataagtcAACAGACATCAGTAGTGCTAATGGCTCTTCTTTGGAGTCAGCGCTCACCGATTCACAACATGACCAGTCGACTTCACCTCTTTGCAGGGGTCACTCTTTGAAAAGGATTCCTAG TTTCCGGGCTAAAAAAAGAAAGCGGATTTTGGATTGTGATGGTGATGGTGATACACCGACTGGAGTGACCAGCCTTTTGGAGTCAAAAGCAAACCACAGTGGGCTGACTCAGGAGATAATGGCGCTGGAACTggacgtcactcagaacacGCCGAAGAGGATATCGATACACCCCACACCAGAACGAAGAAAGAATCCTATTAAGGGTGTTTTAAAGAAGAg ATGGGTTTCGCAAAATGATAGTCACCATTTCAACGTGGGAGTGATATTCTCGACTCCAGTCTCAAACAGTAAGAACAAGGAGAAAAAAGAAAAGGCTACGAGATTTAATTTACCTACCGAAGAATCGACTTTGGAAACCAAGGACCACTCCTTGACATTTGGAAAACATATTTCCACCAGCTTAGAAATATTTCCAACGAGGAGGTTAAGTAAG GGTGAAGGCAGCAAATCACCCACAGACCTGTGTAAAACGCCCATAGCCGCCCAAACGCCTTACAGGACACCAAAAAGCGTCAGACGCGGTAATCAAGTTTCCGATCAGAGAATATTGGGCACGCCGGACTATCTCGCACCTGAATTATTACTCAG gCAAGGACATGGGCCACAAGTGGATTGGTGGGCACTAGGAGTATGCTTGTACGAGTTCATGACGGGCATTCCGCCCTTCAATGATGAGACACCACAAGCCgtcttcaataatattttatccaaaa ACATAGAATGGCCTGAAGATGATGAGGCCTTATCTAGTGAAGCAGTGAGTGCAATCGAGGCCCTGCTCACAATGGATCCGAAGGAACGTCCTGCCGCCGCAGAGGTCAAGTCAATGTCGTTATTCAAAGACTTGGACTGGGATAATCAGCTTAACGTTGAACCGCCTTTTATACCCACGCCAGATGATATCCACGACACTGGATACTTTCAag ctCGCAACATTCTACAACAACTTCAAGTGTCCAACTTTGACATatga
- the LOC110994807 gene encoding uncharacterized protein LOC110994807 has protein sequence MGHLPSKDTRRISFDNTFAMSTALAIPKQADDEVLTIDTLETNKSNEFYYKENTRPIEVYDNEHDYWVQRIEYLKNEHQLINKIVESEYEKTVEDTKNLFDPPKITHEKIQKIRPCYDWRSKMLKCYEDNPHQPLLCAATVQAFTNCVQSCQMEEQ, from the exons atgggCCACTTACCCAGTAAGGATACACGGCGCATCAGTTTTGATAATACATTTGCTATGAGCACAGCACTAGCAATTCCAAAGCAAGCAGATGATGAAGTTTTAACTATTGATACCCTTGAAACG AACAAATCCAacgaattttattacaaagagAATACAAGACCCATTGAAGTGTATGATAATGAACATGACTATTGGGTGCAACGAATTGAGTATCTTAAAAATGAACatcaactaataaataaaattgtggaGTCGGAATATGAAAAAACTGTTGAGGatacaaaaaatctatttgatCCACCAAAAATAACTcatgaaaaaatacaaaaaattagaCCATGCTATGATTGGCGCTCTAAG ATGCTTAAATGCTACGAAGATAACCCTCATCAACCTTTACTTTGTGCAGCAACTGTACAAGCGTTTACAAATTGTGTTCAATCGTGTCAAATGGAAGAACAATAA
- the LOC110994783 gene encoding splicing factor 45, which produces MSLYDDLDTIKARTTEKVAGWSSGIKLLQSQLQLKKAAVTQPKREALRRSNQVLTPVIDLKSKQKDEDETNSNSPSSQSNTFNTSMNVRDFDWNVANEYDPMWPNDYEKVAKEMQAKRLQLDGGDRDRSERKRKSRFGDDDAIPEKTMIPMQPEEEEAEEISKRAAGAAIAPPPSLTVETPSSPLLSNSPAAPSFSLGGYGASSVAAKIMAKYGFKEGQGLGKKEQGMSVALQVEKTSKRGGRIIHEKDTAIVPPTFALPVLPGPDSPNSTQLAKQEPSITEIMKSPSKVVLLRNMVGPGDVDEELEPEVKDECNTKYGEVIKVVIFELPNSPQDEAVRIFVEFKRIESAIKAVVDLNGRFFGGRQVKAGFYMVEKFNALQLTE; this is translated from the exons ATGTCTTTATATGACGATCTTGACACTATAAAAGCTCGAACTACTGAAAAAGTTGCAGGATGGTCTTCAggaataaagttattacagTCACAGTTACAATTGAAAAAAGCTGCAGTAACTCAACCGAAAAGAGAAGCATTACGTCGGTCTAACCAG gtcttAACACCTGTTATAGATTTAAAGAGTAAACAAAAGGATGAAGatgaaacaaattcaaatagTCCTAGTTCCCAAtctaatacttttaatacttCTATGAATGTTCGAGATTTTGACTGGAATGTTGCAAATGAATATGATCCTATGTGGCCTAATGACTATGAAAAGGTTGCAaaag aaatGCAAGCTAAGAGATTACAACTTGATGGTGGGGATAGGGACAGATCCGAAAGAAAACGTAAATCTCGTTTTGGTGATGATGATGCTATACCAGAGAAAACCATGATACCTATG caACCTGAAGAAGAGGAAGCTGAAGAGATATCAAAGAGAGCAGCTGGAGCAGCTATTGCCCCACCTCCCTCACTTACAGTGGAAACTCCATCATCTCCACTGCTTTCAAATTCACCTGCAGCTCCTAGCTTCTCCCTTGGTGGTTATGGAGCCAGTTCGGTAGCGGCTAAAATTATGGCCAAATATGGATTTAAA GAAGGACAAGGTCTTGGTAAAAAGGAACAAGGTATGTCAGTGGCATTACAAGTTGAAAAAACATCAAAACGGGGTGGAAGAATAATTCATGAAAAAGATACTGCAATAGTACCACCTACTTTTGCTCTACCTGTGCTGCCAGGACCTG ATTCACCAAATTCAACTCAACTAGCAAAGCAAGAGCCGTCTATTAcagaaataatgaaatcacCTAGTaaagttgttttattaaga AATATGGTTGGGCCAGGCGATGTTGATGAAGAGCTTGAACCTGAAGTTAAAGATGAATGTAACACAAAATATGGAGAAGTCATTAAAGTTGTTATCTTTGAATTGCCTAATTCCCCTCAAGATGAAGCTGTGAGGATATTTGTTGAGTTTAAACGTATTGAGAGTGCTATAAAAGCAGTGGTTGATTTGAATGGACGGTTCTTTGGAGGCAGACAAGTTAAAGCAGGATTTTATATGGTAGAGAAATTTAATGCCTTGCAATTGAccgagtaa